In Gossypium hirsutum isolate 1008001.06 chromosome D01, Gossypium_hirsutum_v2.1, whole genome shotgun sequence, the genomic window TTGGCATGCCACGTGTTATTGTATGGTTATTCTATCAGCTACAtagtttttaacagtataaatggattaactttttaacaaaaatgatcaatttgctctttgatctaacatacagaGACAAGTTTGCCCTTTTTTGAATAGAGGgaacaaaatgcaatctgacttctAATATAGGggcctctatggtacttttaccctaTATTTGGTTTTCAACCTTTAGAAAAGAGTCAAATTTGATCAACCTTTTGAAAAAGAATCGTAATGATATTTTTAACGAAAATACttactaaaatgttaaaattttaaacgtGGTAGCTTACATGACAATCTACGTGtacttcattttaatatttttttttgaatttttttgaattttgatttattttttatttttaaattatttgttgaagtGGCATAATAAGACAAACAATGTCATGTCAGCATGAATTGCAAGCGAATTGCCATGTAGGTTGTCACACTAACAACATTGAAAAGTGATAGCTCAGAAAAAGAATaaaggctaaattgatagaaaatgtaaactttgagggctaaatttatcattatgctttTTTTTAAGGTAGATTTTATGTTTTCATTATAAATGTGTCCCTAAAATACCATGACTTGTTAAGAAAACAAAGGCTAATTCACAATGATTGCAGACATTGAAGAGCTTTCCTCAGCTGAGGCCATTGAAAGAGTGGTGGAGTTCATGTCAACACTCTGAACAGAAAGTGGGTGGAATTCTTTCCAGCCTCTTCACTTATACGAAGGCTTTTGGACCTTCCCTCATTTCCTCGAAAGCGTCATATTAGCTTAACACCGTTTCAAGCCTAAACCAGGCGATATCTTCCTCTGTAGCGCTCCGAAAAGTGGAACTACTTGGCTCAAAGCACTGAGTTTCGCCATCGTCACTCGAAACCTTTACGACACCTCCAATAGTCCATTACTTACCAAGGGTCCTCATTATTGTGTCCCAGATATGGTCGGGTTTGAACATAAACCAGACATACGTCAACCAGGTATCCCACTCATACCCACCCATGCACCTTACCATTGTTTGCCCAAATCTGTTTTGGGTTCCGGTGATGTTAAAGTTGTTTACATTTGTCGAGACCCCGAAAGATGCGTTTGTTTCCATGTTTCACTTTGCAGCCAAGCAAAGGCCGAAGGAAAACGAACACATTTCGATAGAGGAGGCTTTTGAGCTTTTCTGTCAAGGGAGGTCTGTTTTTGGACCGGCTTGGGATCATATTCTGGTTATCGGAAAGCTGGTCAAGAACGACCGGAAAAGGTAATGTTTTTGAAATACGAAGAAGTGATGAATGATAGTGAGTTGTATGTGAAAAAATTGGCTGAGTTTATAGGGTACCCTTTTAGCTTTGAAGAAGAACAAGGTGGGCAAGTGAAGAAACTAATAGATTTATGCAGTTTTGAGAACTTGAGTAATTTAGACGTGAACAAGACGGGAAAACGACATGAAGACGACGATGAGGCAACGAACAAGACGTTCTTCAGAAAAGGCTAGGTTGGAGATTGGCAAAACCATCTTACACCCGAGATGGCTAATCGGCTCGACAATATAGTGGAGCAAAAACTGAGTGGAACCGGTTTGAGTTTTGAACTCAACAATGGATCATCTTGATGGACTAAAATCATTTGTCTTTTGGGTAATAATTGTGTGTTCATTTGCAACTGTGTTTGGTTTGGATGCTTTGAATTTCTTGTTCAAAGATCCAAACATGTTATTGAAACCTATTTCTCTCTGTTATTGAGATTCATGTTTGGAATAACTTGATTAGTGATGGCAAGTGTGATAAGCAAGAAAAATCCAAAAAACTGACCTGAATTtgtgaaatgaaaatttaaaatttgttgttATTCGAAATTGAATTAAGAATTTAACTCTATCGAATTATATTATGATTGAcggtttaaaaaattaattgaatcgaACTTGGacagtattttaatatttattttaatcaaaatttacagTATTATGTACGAAAACTTAAATTTAAtctcaaataattttatttttttccaattataaacaatattaaattcactccccaattata contains:
- the LOC107902624 gene encoding cytosolic sulfotransferase 6, giving the protein MHLTIVCPNLFWVPVMLKLFTFVETPKDAFVSMFHFAAKQRPKENEHISIEEAFELFCQGRSVFGPAWDHILVIGKLVKNDRKSFEEEQGGQVKKLIDLCSFENLSNLDVNKTGKRHEDDDEATNKTFFRKG